From the Prunus dulcis chromosome 4, ALMONDv2, whole genome shotgun sequence genome, one window contains:
- the LOC117626740 gene encoding putative E3 ubiquitin-protein ligase LIN isoform X2 yields the protein MSSLQELLTDERLELGKKYPKSPKPVKHRERVAPDESIALLPIYICHGRKSYDFSNHEAQKPAMRKGSSRRVSSTSERSNSKSLVSESSRTNEPAIDEVATRAVISILSGCAGRYIKDEAFRETIWEKCSCCLVRKKKDEDNEIFANLELGIESINKLVEDQWSSNKELRKKTIRNSIRVLSIVASLNSSKSKNGSTCGTPNSHLSACAQLYLAIAYKIEKNDPVSARHLLQAFCDSPVLARTHLLPDLWEHFFLPHLLHVKIWYAREADVLSNSEDPEREKKMKAITKVYNDQMDMGTTQFALYYKQWLKVGVEAPPPVPPNIPLPSISSCRSSRRRSSDSYTSHSSLNKNLYRAIFGPTLERRSLDLLYDRNGVSNATWGLHEEEGNLWADEDNYNNLSYVHRGGRTGRRSSSQNHRNPKTEFWPEPETQKSDYYGFFRCQNGPTECLVNRNLIVKNNSIRKEDNSHLPSSNLSSAVSTIYSSDNLMDCEIAIRVITRAWLDSHGDPVIEAELAKAPVIQGMLEVLFVSTDDEILELVISVLAEFVARNEMNRHNILNSDPQLEIFMRLLRSSGLFLKASILLYLLKPKAKQMISVDWVALVLRVLEFGDQLQTLFRVQCSPQVAALYLLDQLLTGFDEDRNLENARHLVSLGGLSLLVTQIERGDTHERNNIASIISCCVRADGSCRNYLADFLNKASLLELIILGNGSNSTGSAVALLIEILCLSRRKKINEILDGLKEGYGGFNTMQILLVHLQRAAPEERPLIAAILLQLDLMGDPFRSSVYREEAIEAIIAALNCQTCHEKVQERSASALLMLGGWFSYTGEASTEHRLLQQAGFSYWPRASYHFKENVIDGFVHSNEDGEATENWQRKAAIVLFKSGNKKLLVALSDSIANGIPSLARASLVTVSWMSSFLSTVGDENLGSMACSILVPQLLESLNYDKDVEERVLASYSLLSLAKSSAHGYVPMLSSLDKELLSKLKNISLVTWTANELISIITSN from the exons ATGTCCTCCTTACAAGAATTGCTCACAGATGAAAGACTAGAACTTGGAAAAAAGTAcccaaaaagcccaaaaccaGTGAAACACAGAGAAAGAGTTGCACCAGATGAATCTATAGCTCTGCTGCCTATATACATCTGCCATGGTCGAAAAAGTTACGACTTTTCCAACCACGAGGCTCAGAAGCCTGCCATGAGAAAAGGGTCGTCTAGAAGGGTGAGTTCTACTTCAGAGAGATCAAATTCCAAGTCACTGGTTTCAGAGAGTTCAAGAACTAATGAGCCTGCCATTGATGAAGTTGCCACCAGAGCTGTGATTTCTATACTTAGTGGTTGTGCAGGCCGGTATATAAAGGATGAAGCTTTCCGGGAAACAATCTGGGAAAAATGCAGTTGTTGTTTggtgagaaagaaaaaggatgagGACAATGAAATCTTTGCAAATTTGGAATTGGGTATTGAAAGCATTAACAAGTTGGTGGAAGATCAATGGTCATCAAATAAGGAATTAAGGAAGAAAACAATAAGGAATTCGATTCGGGTTTTGAGCATTGTTGCTTCCTTAAACTCCAGCAAGTCCAAAAATGGTTCAACATGTGGAACACCCAATTCGCATCTCTCTGCTTGTGCTCAGCTCTACTTGGCAATTGCTTACAAGATTGAGAAAAATGACCCGGTTTCGGCTAGGCATTTGCTTCAAGCGTTCTGTGATTCACCGGTTTTAGCTCGAACCCATTTGCTTCCTGATCTTTGGGAGCATTTCTTTCTTCCACATCTTCTTCATGTGAAGATTTGGTATGCCAGGGAAGCTGATGTTCTTTCAAACTCAGAGGACCctgagagggagaagaaaatgaaagccaTAACCAAGGTCTATAATGACCAAATGGATATGGGAACTACACAGTTTGCTCTGTACTACAAACAGTGGCTTAAAGTTGGGGTTGAGGCCCCTCCTCCTGTTCCTCCTAATATACCTTTACCTTCAATATCCAGTTGCAGATCATCAAGAAGGAGATCATCTGATTCCTACACTTCACATTCCtcattaaacaaaaattt ATACCGAGCTATATTTGGCCCCACGCTTGAACGAAGATCACTAGACCTCCTCTATGATCGAAATGGAGTTTCGAATGCTACTTGGGGTTTGCATGAGGAGGAGGGAAATCTGTGGGCAGATGAAGATAATTACAACAATCTCAGTTATGTTCAT AGGGGAGGCAGGACTGGACGAAGGTCATCCAGCCAAAATCATAGAAATCCAAAAACTGAGTTTTGGCCTGAGCCTGAGACACAGAAATCAGACTATTACGGATTCTTTAGGTGCCAGAATGGACCAACCGAATGCTTGGTGAACAGGAACCTTATTgtcaaaaataattcaatccGGAAAGAAGACAATTCCCATCTTCCTTCAAGCAATTTAAGCAGTGCTGTTAGCACTATTTACTCCTCGGATAATCTAATGGATTGTGAAATTGCAATTCGTGTAATTACTAGAGCTTGGTTGGACTCACATGGTGATCCTGTCATTGAAGCTGAGTTAGCAAAGGCACCTGTTATCCAGGGAATGCTGGAGGTGTTGTTTGTTTCCACCGACGATGAAATTTTGGAATTAGTCATATCAGTGTTAGCTGAATTTGTAGCAAGAAATGAGATGAACAGGCATAATATACTGAATTCAGATCCACAGCTTGAAATTTTCATGAGACTTCTTAGAAGTAGTGGTCTATTTTTGAAAGCTTCCATTCTGCTATACCTGTTAAAGCCAAAGGCAAAACAAATGATATCAGTTGATTGGGTGGCACTAGTCCTTCGAGTGCTAGAGTTCGGAGATCAGTTGCAGACCCTATTCAGGGTTCAATGCAGTCCTCAAGTGGCAGCATTGTACCTATTGGACCAGCTTCTTACTGGTTTTGATGAAGACAGAAACTTAGAGAATGCTAGACATTTGGTTTCTCTAGGGGGGTTGAGCCTTCTAGTGACACAAATTGAGAGAGGGGATACTCATGAGAGGAACAATATTGCTTCCATCATTTCGTGTTGTGTTCGAGCTGATGGAAGCTGTCGAAACTACTTAGCTGATTTTCTCAACAAGGCTTCTCTTCTTGAACTCATTATACTTGGAAATGGCAGTAACTCTACTGGCTCCGCAGTTGCTTTATTGATCGAAATACTCTGCCTTAGTAG ACGAAAGAAGATCAATGAAATCCTTGATGGACTGAAAGAAGGATATGGTGGGTTTAACACAATGCAAATTTTGTTGGTCCATCTCCAAAGAGCTGCACCTGAAGAACGTCCACTAATTGCAGCCATTTTACTACAGCTTGATCTTATG GGAGACCCTTTCAGGAGCAGTGTATATAGAGAAGAAGCCATTGAAGCAATTATAGCAGCTTTAAATTGTCAAACATGTCATGAAAAAGTCCAGGAAAGATCAGCAAGTGCTCTCTTAATGTTGGGAGGCTGGTTTTCTTACACAGGAGAGGCATCAACAGAACATAGGCTTTTACAACAAGCAGGTTTCAGTTATTGGCCAAGGGCTTCATATCACTTCAAAGAAAATGTTATAGATGGTTTTGTACACTCA AACGAAGATGGAGAAGCAACAGAAAATTGGCAAAGGAAAGCAGCCATTGTCCTATTCAAAAGTGGCAATAAGAAACTATTGGTGGCTCTTTCAGATTCAATAGCAAATGGCATTCCAAGTTTAGCCCGAGCAAGCCTTGTCACCGTTTCATGGATGAGTAGCTTTCTAAGTACAGTTGGAGATGAAAATTTGGGGTCCATGGCATGCTCAATTCTTGTGCCTCAGTTGCTAGAATCACTGAATTATGACAAAGATGTAGAGGAAAGAGTACTTGCTTCATACTCATTACTGAGTCTTGCAAAAAGTTCAG CTCATGGGTATGTCCCCATGCTGTCATCACTGGACAAAGAATTGCTCAGCAAACTTAAAAATATCTCCTTAGTGACATGGACAGCTAATGAGCTTATTTCAATCATCACAAGCAATTAA
- the LOC117626740 gene encoding putative E3 ubiquitin-protein ligase LIN isoform X1 encodes MSSLQELLTDERLELGKKYPKSPKPVKHRERVAPDESIALLPIYICHGRKSYDFSNHEAQKPAMRKGSSRRVSSTSERSNSKSLVSESSRTNEPAIDEVATRAVISILSGCAGRYIKDEAFRETIWEKCSCCLVRKKKDEDNEIFANLELGIESINKLVEDQWSSNKELRKKTIRNSIRVLSIVASLNSSKSKNGSTCGTPNSHLSACAQLYLAIAYKIEKNDPVSARHLLQAFCDSPVLARTHLLPDLWEHFFLPHLLHVKIWYAREADVLSNSEDPEREKKMKAITKVYNDQMDMGTTQFALYYKQWLKVGVEAPPPVPPNIPLPSISSCRSSRRRSSDSYTSHSSLNKNLYRAIFGPTLERRSLDLLYDRNGVSNATWGLHEEEGNLWADEDNYNNLSYVHRGGRTGRRSSSQNHRNPKTEFWPEPETQKSDYYGFFRCQNGPTECLVNRNLIVKNNSIRKEDNSHLPSSNLSSAVSTIYSSDNLMDCEIAIRVITRAWLDSHGDPVIEAELAKAPVIQGMLEVLFVSTDDEILELVISVLAEFVARNEMNRHNILNSDPQLEIFMRLLRSSGLFLKASILLYLLKPKAKQMISVDWVALVLRVLEFGDQLQTLFRVQCSPQVAALYLLDQLLTGFDEDRNLENARHLVSLGGLSLLVTQIERGDTHERNNIASIISCCVRADGSCRNYLADFLNKASLLELIILGNGSNSTGSAVALLIEILCLSRRKKINEILDGLKEGYGGFNTMQILLVHLQRAAPEERPLIAAILLQLDLMFPYGVAVLLQGDPFRSSVYREEAIEAIIAALNCQTCHEKVQERSASALLMLGGWFSYTGEASTEHRLLQQAGFSYWPRASYHFKENVIDGFVHSNEDGEATENWQRKAAIVLFKSGNKKLLVALSDSIANGIPSLARASLVTVSWMSSFLSTVGDENLGSMACSILVPQLLESLNYDKDVEERVLASYSLLSLAKSSAHGYVPMLSSLDKELLSKLKNISLVTWTANELISIITSN; translated from the exons ATGTCCTCCTTACAAGAATTGCTCACAGATGAAAGACTAGAACTTGGAAAAAAGTAcccaaaaagcccaaaaccaGTGAAACACAGAGAAAGAGTTGCACCAGATGAATCTATAGCTCTGCTGCCTATATACATCTGCCATGGTCGAAAAAGTTACGACTTTTCCAACCACGAGGCTCAGAAGCCTGCCATGAGAAAAGGGTCGTCTAGAAGGGTGAGTTCTACTTCAGAGAGATCAAATTCCAAGTCACTGGTTTCAGAGAGTTCAAGAACTAATGAGCCTGCCATTGATGAAGTTGCCACCAGAGCTGTGATTTCTATACTTAGTGGTTGTGCAGGCCGGTATATAAAGGATGAAGCTTTCCGGGAAACAATCTGGGAAAAATGCAGTTGTTGTTTggtgagaaagaaaaaggatgagGACAATGAAATCTTTGCAAATTTGGAATTGGGTATTGAAAGCATTAACAAGTTGGTGGAAGATCAATGGTCATCAAATAAGGAATTAAGGAAGAAAACAATAAGGAATTCGATTCGGGTTTTGAGCATTGTTGCTTCCTTAAACTCCAGCAAGTCCAAAAATGGTTCAACATGTGGAACACCCAATTCGCATCTCTCTGCTTGTGCTCAGCTCTACTTGGCAATTGCTTACAAGATTGAGAAAAATGACCCGGTTTCGGCTAGGCATTTGCTTCAAGCGTTCTGTGATTCACCGGTTTTAGCTCGAACCCATTTGCTTCCTGATCTTTGGGAGCATTTCTTTCTTCCACATCTTCTTCATGTGAAGATTTGGTATGCCAGGGAAGCTGATGTTCTTTCAAACTCAGAGGACCctgagagggagaagaaaatgaaagccaTAACCAAGGTCTATAATGACCAAATGGATATGGGAACTACACAGTTTGCTCTGTACTACAAACAGTGGCTTAAAGTTGGGGTTGAGGCCCCTCCTCCTGTTCCTCCTAATATACCTTTACCTTCAATATCCAGTTGCAGATCATCAAGAAGGAGATCATCTGATTCCTACACTTCACATTCCtcattaaacaaaaattt ATACCGAGCTATATTTGGCCCCACGCTTGAACGAAGATCACTAGACCTCCTCTATGATCGAAATGGAGTTTCGAATGCTACTTGGGGTTTGCATGAGGAGGAGGGAAATCTGTGGGCAGATGAAGATAATTACAACAATCTCAGTTATGTTCAT AGGGGAGGCAGGACTGGACGAAGGTCATCCAGCCAAAATCATAGAAATCCAAAAACTGAGTTTTGGCCTGAGCCTGAGACACAGAAATCAGACTATTACGGATTCTTTAGGTGCCAGAATGGACCAACCGAATGCTTGGTGAACAGGAACCTTATTgtcaaaaataattcaatccGGAAAGAAGACAATTCCCATCTTCCTTCAAGCAATTTAAGCAGTGCTGTTAGCACTATTTACTCCTCGGATAATCTAATGGATTGTGAAATTGCAATTCGTGTAATTACTAGAGCTTGGTTGGACTCACATGGTGATCCTGTCATTGAAGCTGAGTTAGCAAAGGCACCTGTTATCCAGGGAATGCTGGAGGTGTTGTTTGTTTCCACCGACGATGAAATTTTGGAATTAGTCATATCAGTGTTAGCTGAATTTGTAGCAAGAAATGAGATGAACAGGCATAATATACTGAATTCAGATCCACAGCTTGAAATTTTCATGAGACTTCTTAGAAGTAGTGGTCTATTTTTGAAAGCTTCCATTCTGCTATACCTGTTAAAGCCAAAGGCAAAACAAATGATATCAGTTGATTGGGTGGCACTAGTCCTTCGAGTGCTAGAGTTCGGAGATCAGTTGCAGACCCTATTCAGGGTTCAATGCAGTCCTCAAGTGGCAGCATTGTACCTATTGGACCAGCTTCTTACTGGTTTTGATGAAGACAGAAACTTAGAGAATGCTAGACATTTGGTTTCTCTAGGGGGGTTGAGCCTTCTAGTGACACAAATTGAGAGAGGGGATACTCATGAGAGGAACAATATTGCTTCCATCATTTCGTGTTGTGTTCGAGCTGATGGAAGCTGTCGAAACTACTTAGCTGATTTTCTCAACAAGGCTTCTCTTCTTGAACTCATTATACTTGGAAATGGCAGTAACTCTACTGGCTCCGCAGTTGCTTTATTGATCGAAATACTCTGCCTTAGTAG ACGAAAGAAGATCAATGAAATCCTTGATGGACTGAAAGAAGGATATGGTGGGTTTAACACAATGCAAATTTTGTTGGTCCATCTCCAAAGAGCTGCACCTGAAGAACGTCCACTAATTGCAGCCATTTTACTACAGCTTGATCTTATG TTCCCATATGGAGTAGCAGTTTTGTTGCAGGGAGACCCTTTCAGGAGCAGTGTATATAGAGAAGAAGCCATTGAAGCAATTATAGCAGCTTTAAATTGTCAAACATGTCATGAAAAAGTCCAGGAAAGATCAGCAAGTGCTCTCTTAATGTTGGGAGGCTGGTTTTCTTACACAGGAGAGGCATCAACAGAACATAGGCTTTTACAACAAGCAGGTTTCAGTTATTGGCCAAGGGCTTCATATCACTTCAAAGAAAATGTTATAGATGGTTTTGTACACTCA AACGAAGATGGAGAAGCAACAGAAAATTGGCAAAGGAAAGCAGCCATTGTCCTATTCAAAAGTGGCAATAAGAAACTATTGGTGGCTCTTTCAGATTCAATAGCAAATGGCATTCCAAGTTTAGCCCGAGCAAGCCTTGTCACCGTTTCATGGATGAGTAGCTTTCTAAGTACAGTTGGAGATGAAAATTTGGGGTCCATGGCATGCTCAATTCTTGTGCCTCAGTTGCTAGAATCACTGAATTATGACAAAGATGTAGAGGAAAGAGTACTTGCTTCATACTCATTACTGAGTCTTGCAAAAAGTTCAG CTCATGGGTATGTCCCCATGCTGTCATCACTGGACAAAGAATTGCTCAGCAAACTTAAAAATATCTCCTTAGTGACATGGACAGCTAATGAGCTTATTTCAATCATCACAAGCAATTAA
- the LOC117626740 gene encoding putative E3 ubiquitin-protein ligase LIN isoform X3 produces the protein MSSLQELLTDERLELGKKYPKSPKPVKHRERVAPDESIALLPIYICHGRKSYDFSNHEAQKPAMRKGSSRRVSSTSERSNSKSLVSESSRTNEPAIDEVATRAVISILSGCAGRYIKDEAFRETIWEKCSCCLVRKKKDEDNEIFANLELGIESINKLVEDQWSSNKELRKKTIRNSIRVLSIVASLNSSKSKNGSTCGTPNSHLSACAQLYLAIAYKIEKNDPVSARHLLQAFCDSPVLARTHLLPDLWEHFFLPHLLHVKIWYAREADVLSNSEDPEREKKMKAITKVYNDQMDMGTTQFALYYKQWLKVGVEAPPPVPPNIPLPSISSCRSSRRRSSDSYTSHSSLNKNLYRAIFGPTLERRSLDLLYDRNGVSNATWGLHEEEGNLWADEDNYNNLSYVHRGGRTGRRSSSQNHRNPKTEFWPEPETQKSDYYGFFRCQNGPTECLVNRNLIVKNNSIRKEDNSHLPSSNLSSAVSTIYSSDNLMDCEIAIRVITRAWLDSHGDPVIEAELAKAPVIQGMLEVLFVSTDDEILELVISVLAEFVARNEMNRHNILNSDPQLEIFMRLLRSSGLFLKASILLYLLKPKAKQMISVDWVALVLRVLEFGDQLQTLFRVQCSPQVAALYLLDQLLTGFDEDRNLENARHLVSLGGLSLLVTQIERGDTHERNNIASIISCCVRADGSCRNYLADFLNKASLLELIILGNGSNSTGSAVALLIEILCLSRRKKINEILDGLKEGYGGFNTMQILLVHLQRAAPEERPLIAAILLQLDLMERHQQNIGFYNKQVSVIGQGLHITSKKML, from the exons ATGTCCTCCTTACAAGAATTGCTCACAGATGAAAGACTAGAACTTGGAAAAAAGTAcccaaaaagcccaaaaccaGTGAAACACAGAGAAAGAGTTGCACCAGATGAATCTATAGCTCTGCTGCCTATATACATCTGCCATGGTCGAAAAAGTTACGACTTTTCCAACCACGAGGCTCAGAAGCCTGCCATGAGAAAAGGGTCGTCTAGAAGGGTGAGTTCTACTTCAGAGAGATCAAATTCCAAGTCACTGGTTTCAGAGAGTTCAAGAACTAATGAGCCTGCCATTGATGAAGTTGCCACCAGAGCTGTGATTTCTATACTTAGTGGTTGTGCAGGCCGGTATATAAAGGATGAAGCTTTCCGGGAAACAATCTGGGAAAAATGCAGTTGTTGTTTggtgagaaagaaaaaggatgagGACAATGAAATCTTTGCAAATTTGGAATTGGGTATTGAAAGCATTAACAAGTTGGTGGAAGATCAATGGTCATCAAATAAGGAATTAAGGAAGAAAACAATAAGGAATTCGATTCGGGTTTTGAGCATTGTTGCTTCCTTAAACTCCAGCAAGTCCAAAAATGGTTCAACATGTGGAACACCCAATTCGCATCTCTCTGCTTGTGCTCAGCTCTACTTGGCAATTGCTTACAAGATTGAGAAAAATGACCCGGTTTCGGCTAGGCATTTGCTTCAAGCGTTCTGTGATTCACCGGTTTTAGCTCGAACCCATTTGCTTCCTGATCTTTGGGAGCATTTCTTTCTTCCACATCTTCTTCATGTGAAGATTTGGTATGCCAGGGAAGCTGATGTTCTTTCAAACTCAGAGGACCctgagagggagaagaaaatgaaagccaTAACCAAGGTCTATAATGACCAAATGGATATGGGAACTACACAGTTTGCTCTGTACTACAAACAGTGGCTTAAAGTTGGGGTTGAGGCCCCTCCTCCTGTTCCTCCTAATATACCTTTACCTTCAATATCCAGTTGCAGATCATCAAGAAGGAGATCATCTGATTCCTACACTTCACATTCCtcattaaacaaaaattt ATACCGAGCTATATTTGGCCCCACGCTTGAACGAAGATCACTAGACCTCCTCTATGATCGAAATGGAGTTTCGAATGCTACTTGGGGTTTGCATGAGGAGGAGGGAAATCTGTGGGCAGATGAAGATAATTACAACAATCTCAGTTATGTTCAT AGGGGAGGCAGGACTGGACGAAGGTCATCCAGCCAAAATCATAGAAATCCAAAAACTGAGTTTTGGCCTGAGCCTGAGACACAGAAATCAGACTATTACGGATTCTTTAGGTGCCAGAATGGACCAACCGAATGCTTGGTGAACAGGAACCTTATTgtcaaaaataattcaatccGGAAAGAAGACAATTCCCATCTTCCTTCAAGCAATTTAAGCAGTGCTGTTAGCACTATTTACTCCTCGGATAATCTAATGGATTGTGAAATTGCAATTCGTGTAATTACTAGAGCTTGGTTGGACTCACATGGTGATCCTGTCATTGAAGCTGAGTTAGCAAAGGCACCTGTTATCCAGGGAATGCTGGAGGTGTTGTTTGTTTCCACCGACGATGAAATTTTGGAATTAGTCATATCAGTGTTAGCTGAATTTGTAGCAAGAAATGAGATGAACAGGCATAATATACTGAATTCAGATCCACAGCTTGAAATTTTCATGAGACTTCTTAGAAGTAGTGGTCTATTTTTGAAAGCTTCCATTCTGCTATACCTGTTAAAGCCAAAGGCAAAACAAATGATATCAGTTGATTGGGTGGCACTAGTCCTTCGAGTGCTAGAGTTCGGAGATCAGTTGCAGACCCTATTCAGGGTTCAATGCAGTCCTCAAGTGGCAGCATTGTACCTATTGGACCAGCTTCTTACTGGTTTTGATGAAGACAGAAACTTAGAGAATGCTAGACATTTGGTTTCTCTAGGGGGGTTGAGCCTTCTAGTGACACAAATTGAGAGAGGGGATACTCATGAGAGGAACAATATTGCTTCCATCATTTCGTGTTGTGTTCGAGCTGATGGAAGCTGTCGAAACTACTTAGCTGATTTTCTCAACAAGGCTTCTCTTCTTGAACTCATTATACTTGGAAATGGCAGTAACTCTACTGGCTCCGCAGTTGCTTTATTGATCGAAATACTCTGCCTTAGTAG ACGAAAGAAGATCAATGAAATCCTTGATGGACTGAAAGAAGGATATGGTGGGTTTAACACAATGCAAATTTTGTTGGTCCATCTCCAAAGAGCTGCACCTGAAGAACGTCCACTAATTGCAGCCATTTTACTACAGCTTGATCTTATG GAGAGGCATCAACAGAACATAGGCTTTTACAACAAGCAGGTTTCAGTTATTGGCCAAGGGCTTCATATCACTTCAAAGAAAATGTTATAG
- the LOC117625183 gene encoding uncharacterized protein LOC117625183, with protein MEFFNTAKAVKLRSHLDKYLVADDNPFLLGMTGRKVLQAEADKSMDFKFEWEPIHDGFQLKLRTWCGKYLRSNGGPPPWRNAVSHDDPTTSSTSLMALTVLLIIFNSKITSHHHQQMGSWG; from the coding sequence ATGGAGTTCTTCAACACCGCCAAGGCTGTGAAGCTCCGCAGTCACCTCGACAAGTACCTTGTCGCCGATGACAACCCCTTCCTCCTCGGCATGACAGGCAGAAAAGTGCTCCAGGCGGAAGCCGACAAGAGCATGGACTTCAAGTTCGAGTGGGAGCCCATACACGACGGCTTTCAGCTCAAGCTGCGGACGTGGTGCGGCAAGTACTTGCGCTCCAACGGTGGGCCGCCGCCATGGAGGAACGCCGTCAGTCACGACGACCCTACCACGTCCTCCACCTCCCTCATGGCGCTTACAGTACTACTGATCATCTTCAATTCCAAAATAACAAGTCACCACCACCAGCAAATGGGATCTTGGGGCTGA